The DNA segment TCTGGCGCACTGCTGCAATTTCTGCGTTAGGTAGTCGCTACCTTTCACGTGAAGACTCAAGCAAGCTGCTTATTTGTGGCACGGGTAACTTAGCTTCTTTTATGGCACTCGCTCACGCCAGCGTGCGGCCGATTACTCAAATCACCGTTTGGGGGCGCAGTGAAGAGAAAGCCCGTAAAACCACTGAGCTTATTCGTAACAAACGTCCAGATATTGAAGTCATGCTATGTACGGATCTTGAGCTGAGCGTACGCCAAGCCGATATCATTAGCTGTGCAACTGGAAGCCCGACTCCGCTGTTTGATGGCGATTGGGTGCAACCCGGCACACATACCGATTTTGTGGGTAACCATAACCATGACAGACGTGAGTTCGACACTAAACTGATCCTTAAGTCTTCGGTATTTGTCGATTCAAAAATCAACGTGTTTGCTGAAGCGGGTGAATTGCTCCTGCCTATTGAAGAGGGAGTCTTCTCTCTCGATGAAGTTAAGGGGGAGCTAGGTCAGCTTTGTACGGCGCAAATTAAAAGCCGTACTAACAATGATGAGATCACCATCTTCAAGACCGTCGGTACGGCGCTTGCCGATCTTGTCGGCGCTCAACAGGTGTTCTCAAAGCTAAGCTAGACATATAAAGTCGCTCGCAGCTACTTGAAGCATAAAAAGAGAAGCTCATTCGGCTTCTCTTTTTTATATATCAAACCTTGGCCATCAACCATTAAGCCTACAGTCAAAAGATAGCTCTCCTAGAACCGCGAAAATAATTTCTATTGCATTTAAACCTTTTTATCTGTTGGCTATGTCTTATTAATATCGTAAGCCCACAAGGAATGTTGAGTGACGGCACAAATGCAGCTAGTGAAGCAAAGACCACTTCACGAGCCAGAACTTATCGATAAGGCCAAGCTAGGTGATAAATCTGCTTTCAAACAGCTTTATCAACTGCACCATCAACGTGTGTATGCGCTTTGCTTAAGAATAACTGGCCAAGTGTCGTTAGCAGAGGAAGCCACTCAAGATTGTTTTGTCAGGCTATGGCAGAAACTGCCCCAATTTCGCGGCGAGAGTCAGTTTACTACTTGGCTGCACACACTCAGTGTCAATCAAGCTCTGTCTAACCTTAAGAAACATCGCTCATTTTGGTCGCGATTTGTCAGTAGTGACACAGACTTGCAGAGCGTCAGTGATGAATATGAAGACTTAGATAAGCTGCTACTAAAATTACCTGAGCGAGCTCGAATCGTCTTCGTATTGCATGCCTTAGAAGGTTAT comes from the Shewanella halifaxensis HAW-EB4 genome and includes:
- a CDS encoding ornithine cyclodeaminase family protein, coding for MLVINAESVHQSLNFPDLINALDETFSRPAGMPQRQVFGLDDSGEHHDAFAVLPSWNDKAIAVKAFTYFPENPKKDPKLASLYSKILIFSRETGEPQALVDGTSVTFWRTAAISALGSRYLSREDSSKLLICGTGNLASFMALAHASVRPITQITVWGRSEEKARKTTELIRNKRPDIEVMLCTDLELSVRQADIISCATGSPTPLFDGDWVQPGTHTDFVGNHNHDRREFDTKLILKSSVFVDSKINVFAEAGELLLPIEEGVFSLDEVKGELGQLCTAQIKSRTNNDEITIFKTVGTALADLVGAQQVFSKLS
- a CDS encoding RNA polymerase sigma factor — encoded protein: MQLVKQRPLHEPELIDKAKLGDKSAFKQLYQLHHQRVYALCLRITGQVSLAEEATQDCFVRLWQKLPQFRGESQFTTWLHTLSVNQALSNLKKHRSFWSRFVSSDTDLQSVSDEYEDLDKLLLKLPERARIVFVLHALEGYKHEEVGQLMGIAPGTSKAQYHRAQKLLESLLDPDKLDKGGRNE